From a region of the Hymenobacter jejuensis genome:
- a CDS encoding FAD binding domain-containing protein has translation MIKFILNDREVSTALPPGTVLLDYIRYEKNLTGTKIGCREGDCGACTVLVGDSCHDRLRYRSFTSCLTPLGNVQGKHVVTVEGINTEGLNPIQQAMVDESATQCGFCTPGFVMSLAGFCLSDKLPTQQNAIAAIDGNICRCTGYKSIERAAARVAQLLEDRNGTEPAEFVAQQQILPRYFASIKERLHALAATASPNGHASAQEVQRVGGGTDLYVQKHTEMVETANHFLLDKSDLQGITREGNRCVIGGAATVTDLAESAVMQEFFPEFRPYLRLVSSTPIRNMATVAGNFVNASPIGDLTIMFLALDATLTLSDGHTSREIPLRQFYQGYKLLAKTPDETIASIRFALPDERTQFNFEKVSKRTHLDIASVNSACCLSTRGDLITAASVSAGGVGPTPMFLAKTSAFLTGKAISEELVQEAAELAQTEISPISDARGTETYKRLLLSQLLKAHFLTLFPHLSPQELLQ, from the coding sequence TTGATTAAGTTTATTCTGAATGATCGGGAAGTAAGCACAGCGTTGCCGCCTGGCACGGTGCTGCTCGATTATATCCGCTACGAAAAGAACCTGACCGGCACCAAAATCGGCTGCCGCGAGGGCGACTGCGGCGCCTGCACAGTGCTGGTCGGCGACTCCTGCCACGACCGGCTCCGCTACCGCTCTTTCACGTCGTGCCTGACGCCGTTGGGCAACGTGCAGGGCAAGCACGTAGTAACGGTAGAAGGCATTAATACAGAAGGACTTAACCCAATTCAGCAAGCGATGGTCGATGAGTCGGCTACGCAGTGCGGATTTTGCACGCCGGGCTTTGTGATGTCGCTGGCGGGCTTCTGCCTCAGCGATAAATTACCTACCCAGCAAAATGCCATCGCGGCCATCGACGGCAACATTTGCCGCTGCACCGGCTACAAATCCATTGAGCGGGCCGCCGCCCGCGTGGCCCAATTGCTAGAAGACCGCAACGGCACCGAGCCCGCCGAGTTTGTGGCCCAACAGCAGATTCTGCCGCGGTATTTTGCCTCCATCAAAGAGCGTTTGCACGCACTGGCAGCCACGGCCAGCCCCAACGGCCACGCCAGCGCCCAGGAGGTGCAGCGTGTAGGCGGCGGCACCGATCTGTACGTGCAAAAGCACACGGAAATGGTGGAAACCGCGAATCACTTTTTACTAGACAAGTCTGATTTACAAGGTATTACTAGGGAAGGCAATCGCTGCGTTATTGGCGGCGCGGCTACGGTTACCGACTTGGCCGAGTCGGCGGTGATGCAGGAGTTTTTCCCAGAGTTTCGGCCGTATCTGCGGTTGGTGTCGTCCACGCCCATCCGGAACATGGCGACGGTAGCGGGCAACTTCGTCAACGCTTCGCCCATCGGCGACCTGACCATCATGTTTTTGGCCCTCGACGCCACCCTAACCCTGAGCGACGGCCACACGAGCCGCGAAATCCCGCTGCGGCAGTTTTACCAGGGCTACAAGCTGCTGGCCAAAACGCCCGACGAAACCATTGCCAGCATCCGCTTTGCGCTTCCCGACGAACGCACGCAATTCAACTTCGAGAAAGTCAGCAAACGCACACACCTCGACATTGCCAGCGTGAATTCGGCCTGCTGCCTCAGCACCCGCGGCGACCTGATTACGGCGGCCAGTGTGTCGGCCGGCGGCGTGGGCCCAACGCCGATGTTTCTGGCCAAAACTTCGGCGTTTTTAACCGGCAAAGCGATTTCCGAGGAACTCGTTCAGGAAGCCGCCGAACTGGCCCAAACCGAGATCTCGCCCATCAGCGACGCCCGCGGCACCGAAACGTATAAACGCTTGTTATTGAGTCAGTTACTAAAAGCGCATTTTCTAACGCTTTTCCCACATCTAAGTCCGCAGGAGCTGTTGCAATAG
- a CDS encoding xanthine dehydrogenase molybdopterin binding subunit codes for MKNIDSGNHTTGKSLYLDDIPLVAGTLFGAAFISPVAHGHIERLDLAEAAQHPGVVRIFTHRDITGENQIGGIIPDEPLLAEHEVDFCGMPIAFVVAETDEAARAAVRKITAEITPLPIITDPRVAQAQGELIVPPRTFQLGDPERAWDQCAYVVEGSADTNGQEHLYIETQCAYAIPEENEGLKIYSSTQSPTASQRAAARVLGVPMHQLEVDVIRLGGGFGGKEDQANAWVALCALAAHHLRKPVKYVLHRLEDMQMTGKRHPYSSDFKLGLDKDLNIIAYESTYYQNAGAAADLSPAIMERTLFHATGTYFIPNVKATAFSCRTHLPPNTAFRGFGGPQAKFVMEAAIAKAAEQLGIDACVIQKQNLNKTGDEFPYGQKAVSESHACWHKAETLYDVEALRQQVQDFNASNTVRKKGLAFMPICFGISFTNTSMNQARALVHVYYDGSVKVSTGAVEMGQGVNTKLLQVAAQTFSINPSRVRLQTTSTNRIANTSPSAASATADLNGKAVQLACQAIVQRLKEVAAQELQVPEAAVELRDEKVLVHGEETALDWKKLVTAAFLKRISLSEHAHYATPEVHFNKATEKGHPFAYHVYGTAITIATIDCIRGTYTVDAVKVVHDFGRSMNPNIDRGQIEGGIVQGIGWMTMEELLYDHTGRLRSNTLSTYKVPDIYSVPKEIAIEALQTDNDNLAIFRSKAVGEPPFMYGIGTYFALRNAIKAFNPDSPIGFNAPMTPEKVLLALYPQPATGVKVTHAQSVSHVAVS; via the coding sequence ATGAAAAACATAGATTCCGGCAATCATACCACGGGCAAGTCTCTGTACCTCGACGATATTCCGCTCGTGGCCGGAACCTTGTTTGGGGCGGCCTTTATCTCGCCCGTGGCGCACGGACATATTGAGCGCCTCGATCTCGCAGAAGCCGCGCAACATCCAGGCGTTGTGCGCATCTTCACGCACCGCGACATCACCGGCGAAAACCAGATTGGCGGCATTATCCCCGACGAGCCGCTGCTGGCCGAGCACGAAGTTGATTTTTGCGGCATGCCCATTGCCTTCGTGGTAGCCGAAACCGACGAAGCTGCCCGCGCCGCCGTGCGCAAAATCACGGCAGAAATTACGCCGTTGCCCATCATCACCGACCCGCGCGTAGCCCAGGCCCAAGGCGAACTGATTGTGCCGCCGCGCACCTTCCAACTTGGTGATCCTGAGCGCGCTTGGGACCAATGCGCCTACGTGGTGGAAGGCAGTGCCGACACCAACGGGCAGGAGCATCTGTACATCGAAACGCAGTGCGCCTACGCGATTCCGGAGGAAAACGAAGGCCTCAAAATCTACTCTTCTACCCAAAGCCCCACGGCCAGCCAGCGGGCGGCGGCGCGGGTGCTAGGCGTGCCCATGCACCAACTAGAAGTCGATGTAATTCGGTTGGGCGGCGGCTTTGGCGGCAAAGAAGATCAGGCTAATGCCTGGGTGGCTTTGTGCGCGCTGGCGGCGCACCATTTGCGCAAGCCGGTCAAGTACGTGCTGCACCGCCTCGAAGACATGCAAATGACCGGCAAGCGGCACCCGTATTCTTCCGATTTCAAGCTGGGTCTGGACAAAGACCTGAATATAATCGCTTACGAATCAACGTATTACCAAAACGCTGGAGCGGCCGCCGATTTGTCGCCGGCCATTATGGAGCGGACGTTGTTTCACGCAACGGGCACGTATTTCATCCCCAACGTCAAGGCCACTGCTTTCAGCTGCCGCACGCACTTGCCGCCCAATACGGCCTTCCGCGGGTTTGGTGGGCCCCAGGCGAAGTTTGTAATGGAAGCCGCCATCGCCAAAGCCGCCGAGCAGTTGGGCATCGACGCCTGCGTGATTCAGAAGCAGAACCTCAACAAAACCGGCGACGAGTTTCCGTACGGCCAAAAGGCTGTGAGTGAGTCCCATGCGTGTTGGCACAAAGCAGAAACGCTTTACGACGTAGAGGCGCTGCGCCAGCAGGTGCAGGACTTCAATGCCTCGAACACAGTGCGCAAAAAAGGCTTGGCGTTTATGCCGATTTGCTTCGGCATTTCCTTCACCAACACTTCCATGAACCAGGCTCGCGCCTTGGTGCACGTCTACTACGACGGCAGTGTGAAGGTGAGCACCGGCGCCGTAGAAATGGGCCAAGGCGTGAATACCAAACTGTTGCAGGTAGCAGCCCAGACGTTCTCGATCAACCCGAGCCGCGTTCGCCTCCAGACCACCAGCACCAACCGCATCGCCAACACCTCGCCTTCCGCCGCCAGCGCCACCGCCGATTTGAACGGCAAAGCCGTGCAGCTTGCTTGCCAGGCCATCGTGCAGCGCCTCAAAGAAGTGGCCGCGCAAGAGTTGCAGGTACCCGAAGCAGCCGTGGAACTGCGCGACGAAAAAGTGCTCGTCCACGGCGAGGAAACGGCTTTGGACTGGAAGAAACTGGTGACCGCGGCTTTCCTCAAGCGCATCAGCCTCTCAGAACACGCGCACTATGCCACGCCCGAAGTGCATTTCAATAAGGCTACCGAGAAGGGCCATCCGTTTGCTTACCACGTTTACGGCACGGCCATTACGATAGCCACAATCGACTGCATACGAGGTACTTACACCGTGGACGCCGTAAAAGTCGTCCATGATTTCGGCCGGAGCATGAACCCCAACATCGACCGCGGCCAGATTGAGGGCGGCATCGTGCAGGGCATCGGCTGGATGACAATGGAGGAATTGCTCTACGACCACACCGGCCGCCTGCGCTCCAATACGCTTTCGACCTACAAAGTGCCCGACATCTATTCAGTACCCAAGGAAATCGCGATTGAGGCGCTGCAAACCGACAACGACAACCTGGCGATCTTCCGCTCCAAGGCCGTGGGCGAGCCGCCGTTTATGTACGGCATCGGCACGTACTTCGCCCTGCGCAACGCCATCAAAGCCTTCAACCCCGATTCGCCCATCGGTTTCAACGCGCCCATGACGCCCGAAAAGGTGTTGCTGGCCCTGTATCCGCAGCCGGCTACCGGCGTGAAAGTAACACATGCACAGAGCGTTAGCCACGTGGCAGTTTCTTAG
- a CDS encoding XdhC family protein: MHRALATWQFLSESVGAGLPTMLLYVLESHGSSPGRQGFVMGVNANGAMQGSIGGGIMEHKFVQLAREQLASGVAESAVRKQIHNKTAPKDQSGMICSGEQTILLYPLQSSDYELITDIISCLQHEQQGVLMLSPAGLAFAPGQGLAEGFAFRQQSETDWLYQEQLGYKQHLHIVGGGHCSLALSRLMRTLDFRISLYEDRPQLNTFLENDAAHQKTVVETYHEMAAHIPDGANQYVVIMTVGYRTDDIAVRALLPKNLRFLGVLGSQKKIEKLLGDYRAEGISPAYLAKLCAPVGLPIHSQTPEEIAISIAAQLIAVKNHKS; the protein is encoded by the coding sequence ATGCACAGAGCGTTAGCCACGTGGCAGTTTCTTAGCGAAAGCGTAGGCGCCGGCCTGCCGACCATGCTGCTGTACGTGTTGGAAAGCCACGGCAGCAGCCCCGGTCGGCAAGGGTTTGTGATGGGAGTAAATGCCAACGGGGCCATGCAAGGCTCCATTGGCGGCGGCATTATGGAGCACAAATTCGTGCAGCTGGCCCGCGAACAGTTGGCGAGTGGCGTGGCCGAAAGCGCAGTCCGCAAACAGATCCACAACAAAACCGCCCCCAAAGACCAAAGCGGCATGATCTGCTCCGGGGAGCAAACCATCCTGCTCTACCCTTTGCAATCATCTGATTATGAATTAATTACGGATATCATCTCTTGCTTACAGCACGAACAGCAAGGTGTTCTGATGCTTTCTCCAGCAGGCCTTGCCTTCGCACCGGGCCAGGGACTAGCGGAAGGATTTGCGTTTCGCCAACAATCGGAAACGGACTGGCTGTACCAAGAGCAGCTTGGCTATAAGCAGCACCTGCACATCGTTGGCGGTGGGCACTGCTCGCTGGCGCTTTCGCGGCTGATGCGCACGCTTGATTTTCGCATTTCGCTGTACGAAGACCGGCCGCAGCTAAATACTTTTCTGGAAAACGACGCGGCGCACCAGAAAACAGTAGTCGAAACCTACCACGAAATGGCCGCCCATATCCCCGACGGCGCCAACCAGTACGTGGTTATCATGACCGTCGGCTACCGCACCGACGATATTGCCGTGCGGGCGTTGCTACCCAAAAACCTGCGCTTTCTGGGCGTGCTGGGCAGCCAGAAAAAGATTGAAAAGCTGCTGGGCGACTACCGTGCCGAAGGAATTTCGCCCGCATATCTGGCAAAGCTATGCGCGCCGGTTGGCTTGCCCATCCACAGCCAAACGCCCGAGGAAATCGCCATCAGCATTGCGGCTCAGCTTATTGCGGTAAAAAACCACAAGAGCTAA